The following proteins come from a genomic window of Drosophila miranda strain MSH22 chromosome Y unlocalized genomic scaffold, D.miranda_PacBio2.1 Contig_Y48_pilon, whole genome shotgun sequence:
- the LOC117194895 gene encoding uncharacterized protein LOC117194895, with protein sequence MNNYRTKRSINRNKYSGNHEDLLDAGDMTAPKQSLMSLPSTTSSVRSDNPPKANKLARPQPKNGTPAVRSKAEGARTKVTQNTVTLCVTQDDDPPAAPALPKERVLRAKRKPIETCDRITETMDRLRSQSSGETLQLDCVTNRERVDAAEKEMLPALKFEDLNRLIKRKGMGLGSIVRCRDIPCIYGMPWGSTDCS encoded by the exons ATGAATAATTATAGGACGAAGCGCTCGATCAACCGGAACAAGTACTCCGGAAACCACGAGGATCTGCTGGACGCCGGCGACATGACGGCCCCCAAGCAGAGCCTGATGTCGCTCCCCTCCACGACCTCGTCCGTGCGCAGTGATAA CCCTCCTAAAGCAAATAAGCTGGCACGCCCCCAACCAAAGAACGGGACGCCCGCAGTCCGCAGCAAGGCCGAGGGAGCCAGGACAAAAGTCACTCAAAACACAGTCACCTTGTGCGTGACCCAAGACGACGatccaccagcagcaccagctcTGCCAAAGGAGCGCGTCCTACGCGCCAAACGCAAGCCTATCGAGACTTGTGACCGCATCACCGAAACCATGGATCGCTTGCGAAGCCAATCCAGTGGCGAAACCCTCCAGCTGGACTGTGTGACCAATCGGGAAAGGGTCGATGCTGCCGAGAAGGAAATGTTGCCGGCACTCAAATTCGAGGATCTCAATCGGTTGATCAAGCGAAAAGGTATGGGTTTGGGTTCTATAGTCAGATGTAGGGATATACCTTGTATATATGGGATGCCATGGGGTTCCACTGACTGTAGC
- the LOC117185967 gene encoding zinc finger C2HC domain-containing protein 1A-like yields the protein MWNKIFKSKSQKPQPLAKINKRHSRGIYEEYQQLNDCCINVFEQQPLKSSFNSLQLIEAQQSLPQQQQQHQQQQLSTFSRVRNTFSLKRNSNGSSSSSNKGKKNLPNAKSTTFNTEAELEAPECGQEEEPSSPPLTRGLPLPVPEIVAINPSDLTPCPCCSRTFNLNALRKHVVVCEKISKKRNTFDSSRQHREGTALSTYVLPKNFGLPNAEKVSGVHTPTAGSRDPVGTGSTIPTDSVGSPLPIRRNSQTELVRSTARASVRRAGGTATGTGGAATSPAGDPNHVPACDRSLAKRIKGVASEHCPHCERNFNVKAFDRHVEWCKEKAIQATMKLTNTQETSKAKERLDARKHTGRPISRRSARSTGTSTPETTRICWTPAT from the exons ATGTGGAACAAGATCTTTAAATCAAAGTCGCAGAAGCCTCAGCCACTGGCCAAAATCAATAAGCGGCACAGTAGGGGCATCTACGAGGAGTACCAGCAACTCAACGATTGCTG CATTAACGTATTTGAACAGCAGCCGCTGAAGAGTTCTTTCAACTCATTGCAGCTTATTGAGGCGCAACAATCACTgccgcaacagcaacagcagcatcagcagcaacagctgtCCACATTTTCGCGCGTCCGCAATACGTTTTCCCTCAAacgcaacagcaacggcagcagcagcagcagcaataaaGGCAAGAAAAATCTGCCCAATGCCAAGTCAA CCACATTCAACACGGAGGCCGAGTTGGAAGCGCCCGAATGCgggcaggaggaggagcccTCTTCGCCGCCGCTCACCCGAGGACTGCCGCTGCCCGTGCCCGAGATAGTGGCCATCAACCCCAGCGATCTGACGCCCTGTCCGTGCTGCAGCCGCACCTTCAACTTGAATGCCCTGCGCAAGCATGTCGTCGTCTGCGAGAAGATCTCAAAGAAGCGCAATACCTTTGATTCCTCGCGCCAGCACCGCGAGGGCACAGCACTTTCCACGTATGTCCTTCCCAAAAACTTTGGCCTGCCCAATGCTGAGAAGGTGTCTGGAGTTCACACCCCCACCGCTGGGAGTCGGGATCCCGTAGGCACGGGATCCACAATACCAACAGAC AGTGTGGGCTCTCCTCTGCCCATTCGTCGCAACTCCCAAACCGAGCTGGTTCGCTCTACGGCCCGAGCTTCCGTGCGTAGAGCAGGGGGCACAGCAACAGGAACAGGAGGTGCTGCAACATCGCCCGCAGGCGACCCAAACCATGTACCAGCCTGCGATCGCTCGCTGGCCAAGCGCATCAAGGGTGTGGCCTCCGAGCACTGTCCCCACTGCGAGCGGAACTTCAACGTGAAGGCCTTCGACCGGCATGTGGAGTGGTGCAAGGAGAAGGCGATTCAGGCCACCATGAAGCTGACCAACACCCAGGAGACGTCGAAAGCAAAGGAACGGCTGGACGCCAGGAAGCATACAGGCCGCCCAATCTCAA GACGAAGCGCTCGATCAACCGGAACAAGTACTCCGGAAACCACGAGGATCTGCTGGACGCCGGCGACATGA